A window of Acidobacteriota bacterium genomic DNA:
TTTGTGGAGCGACGGCGCTCAAAAAACTTTCGCTGGTAGCGTAACGAGACCCGTGATGGCCGACTTTCAGCACCTGGGCGCGAAGGGACGTTTTCGTTTTGATCATTTCCGCTTCGGTTTCCGTTTCGGCGTCGCCGGTAAAGAGCATGGAAAAATTGCCGTACGTCAGCCGCAGCACAATCGAGTTCGCATTTTCCACGCTGCCGCCTTCGCGAACTGGTGTGATCCAACGCTCATTGCCGCGCGGGTTAAAGGCTTCCAAATGCACACCGGAATCCAGATCGAAGGTCTGTCCTTTTCCGGCTTTGATGTAATTGACCTTTCGCTCTTTGACGGCGCGCAGCAGTTTTTCGTATTCCGTGCTGGAGAACGATTGGCCGCTGTCGAGCAATTGTTTTACTGTCAGTTTGCCGATCACACGCCGCAACCCTGCAATGTGGTCGGCGTGCGGATGTGTCGCAACGGCCAGATCAATGGTTCGTATATTTCGTCGTTGTAACGCAGCGACTACGGCATCGCCCGCTTGAACATTTCCGGCATCAATCAAAACCGTTTTTCCACCGGGGGAAACGATCAACAGCCCATCTCCCTGGCCGACATCCAAGGCAAAAATCTGCAACCTGCCTTTGGTTTCAAACGGCTGTGGAGTCGGCGGCGGCTCGGTTCTGTATCGCCGCAGCCAGTAAATCATGCCAAGGAGAATCGCTGCAACGAAGACAATGGCAAAAAAGGTTTTCAAAAATCGCATCGTCAGTCGGCGGCTACGGATTCGCGTTCATGCGAAGTCATGACCTTCCTTCCCAATTGCGTCGGATATTTCCCGGTGTAACAAGCCGTGCAGAATTTTGTGTTGGCAGGATCGCCAACCGCTTCCAGCATTCCCTGCAGGCTCAGGTAGCCCAGCGAATCCGCTTCCAGAAACTGACGAATTTCTTCGACCGAAGCTTGCGCGGCGATCAGTTCCTCGCGCGTTGGCGTGTCCACGCCGTAATAACACGGCGCAATAGTCGGCGGGCAACTGATGCGCATGTGAACTTCGCGCGCGCCTGCGTCTCGGACCATCTTGACGATCTTTTTGGAAGTCGTACCGCGCACGATGGAATCATCAATCAACACCACGCGTTTGCCTTCGATCAGGTCGCGCACCGGGTTGAGCTTGATCTTCACACCGAAGTGGCGAATGGACGAGCGCGGTTCGATGAAGGTGCGCCCGACGTAATGGTTGCGCATCAGCCCGAAGCGAAACTTCAGTCCCGATTCGGCGGCAAATCCGATTGCGGCGGCGACGCCGGAATCGGGAATGGGCACGACAATCTCCGCATTCACCGGATGTTCTCGCGCCAGATGACGACCGAACAGATGGCGGCTTTTATTGACGCTGCGGCCAAACACCAGCGAATCGGGCCGCGAAAAATAAACGTGTTCAAAAATGCAGTGCGACACAGGTTTGTCGGGAAATGGGTGCAAGCTGTAAATTCCACCGGCTTCAACGACGACGACTTCGCCCGGTTCGACATCGCGTATGTATTTCGCGCCGATTAGGTCGAACGCGCAGGTTTCCGATGCAAACACCGTCGCGCCTTCCAATTCGCCCAGGCACAGCGGGCGAAAGCCGCGCGGATCGCGCGCCGCGATCAATTTGTCCGGCGTCACAAACAGCATTGAATACGCGCCTTCTTCGTTTCGCAATGCTTCGATAATTGCTTCGACAACGTCGCCTGCGCGCGAACGGGCGATGCGGTGCAGCACGACTTCCGTGTCCGAGGTGGAAGAGAAAATGGCTCCGTCGCGTTCCAGTTGGAATCGTGCTTCCGTGGCATCGGGGAGATTTCCGTTATGGCAAAGCGCGATCTGTCCAAAGCTGCATTTGACGGAAAACGGTTGAGCTTCGTTCAGGCTGACTTTGCCGGCGGTGGAGTACCGAACATGACCGATGGCCACGCGTCCTGGCAATTGCCCCAGATTTTCTTCCCGGAAAATGTCGCTGACATGTCCCATGCCGCGTTCGGTGTGCAGCCGTTCGCCATCGGACGAAACAATGCCAGCCGACTCCTGCCCGCGATGTTGCAGCGCGTACAATCCCAGATAAGCAAGCCTGGCTGCTTCTTCGTGGCCGAAAATGCCAAAGACGCCGCACTCTTCATGAAGTTTATCGAACATAATTGGTAATGACTGACGTAAAACGATGAAAGCATCTGCAAATTAAGTTGCAGTATAAACAACCGCGCTGGTTGGCGAAAGCAAGGCGGCAATGGCTATAATTGGGCTTAAAGAAAATAATTCGCAAAACGATCACAGTGGAGAAGTGAGATGGCCACAAGAGAAGTAATGATTGAAATGGGGTTTTCTTCGGCGCACGCATTGCGCGGATATCAGGGCAAGTGCGAAAACACGCACGGCCACAATTATCGCGTTGAAGTGTATGTGCGCGGCGAACGGTTGAATGACATCGGGTTGCTGGTTGATTTCAAAGACTTAAAGGCCGCGACAAAAAAAGTCGTAGATTACCTGGACCACAAAAACATCAATGAATTGCCGCCGTTCGATAAAGAATTGAATCCTTCGGCAGAGGAAATGGCGGGATTCTTTTTTCATGAAGTCGGACGCCAGATCAATGACGACCGTGTCGAAGTGTATAAGGTGCGCGTTTGGGAAACCGACACCTGCGCGGCGACGTATTGGATTGATTGAAAATTCGTTCAGAGTTCAAGCTTCAGCTTGTCTTTATCATCAACAAGCTGAAGCTTGAACTTTGAGCCATTTATCTAAGGAGCGGAGCAATGTCTGAAGTTAAAAGCGAAAATTTTTTAGATGATGTGATTGATTCATTTTGGGCGTGTTTGCCGGAGGAAGCCGCTGACAATCTGGCAACCTTCAAAAAGGAGGTCCTCAAAGGGTTTCGCAGCGCGGTGGATTCTTTTGTGGATACCGCAGTCGCCAACACGGATCGCCATGTGGAAAATGCCCGTAAAATCCGCGAAGAATGGCGTGCCGAATGTGCTGCGGAAGCTTCTGACGAAACTCCACCCAATCCCGCCGCCGCTTGAGCATCTCGAATTTTTTCAATGTCCGAAACTCAAAAACAGTTTGACTCCGCTGTGATTGGCGGCGGGGTAATTGGCTGCGCCATTGCCTGGCGCTTGGCTCAGGCGGGAATGAAGGTTGTGGTCATCGAACGCGGCGAAATAGGCCGCGAAGCTTCGCAAGCCGCCGGAGGGATGCTGGTTCCATTGGCAGAAGCTGACGAAGCCGACGATCTGTTTGACCTTTGCGTTGCCAGTCGGGCGCTGTACGCCGATTTTGCGCAAGAGCTTCAGCAAGCCAGCGGAACGAACATCGAATACAGGACTGAAGGCACGCTATATCTGTCGCTGACCGATGAAGACGACGAAGAGTTGGAACGTCGTTGGCAATGGCAACACGCCGCCGGGTTGAATGTAAAACGGTTGAATGCCGACTGCGCGCGGAAGTTGGAACCGCAGATCAATGACAAGCTCCGCTGGGCGCTGAAATTTCCCGATGATCATCAAGTCAACAACCGTCTATTGATTCAAGCGCTTTACCTTGCAGCCCAAAGAATTGGAGTCGAATTCCAAACCCAAACCGAAGCCGAGCGGTTGTTGATCGAAAGCCGCGCCGGGCGAAAACAGATTGTCGGCGTCACAACCTCGCGCGGCGAAGTCCGCAGCAACACGGTGATCGTCGCAGCCGGAAGCTGGTCGAGTTTGCTGAAAACCGAAGCTGAAACTTTGTTGCCAAAACTAAAAGTTGAACCCGTACATGGCCAAATGGTGGCAGTCGAAATGCCCGCGCGCCCAGTCAATCACATCATCTATTCATGTCGAGCTTATGTTGTTCCGCGACTCAGCGGAGTTTTGATTGCCGGTTCCACCAGCGACAAATTTGGCTTTGAAAAACGTGTGACGGCTGGCGGCTTGGCTTCCATCATTGGGCGGGCGAAAGAAATCCTGCCTGGTTTCGGCAATCTGACTGTTATTGAAACCTGGTCAGGATTGCGCCCGCGCGCATCTGACGGACTGCCGGTCATCGGCATTGACGATTCCGTTGCAGGGTTGATTTATGCCACAGGGCATTACCGCAACGGCATTTTGCTGACTCCTGTCACGGCCAAAGCCGTCAGCGAAATCGTCCTGAAAGGGGAAAGCAGCATTGCTCTCTCGCCATTTTCCTCTTCACGCTTTAGTCCGAAGTAATGCGCACGCTTTCAGTGCGGCGACTGAGAGCCAAAAACAATCCCACCAGTGTTTTTGCATCCCGAATCTGTCCATTGGCGATCATTGAGATCAGTTCATCACCTGTAAACCCGCGGATTTCATAAATCACTTCGCCGATGTCCAATGCCTGTTCGCGTCTGGCCAGGTCATACGCAAAGAAGACATGAATCAACTCATCGCTGCTGCCGGGCATCGCGTAACATTCGCACACTTTTTCCAACCGAGCCGATTCATACCCGGTTTCTTCCAACAACTCGCGCGCGGCGCATTCTTCCGGCGTTTCCGTGGCGACCATCCGCGCGTTTTCTTCTCGACCTTCCAGCGTTCCCGCGGGCAATTCCCACAACACTTCATCGGCGGCGTAGCGGTACTGGTGCATCAACGCGATTCGTCCGTCTTCCAGGAACGGCACCATCACGCAGATTCCCGGATGCCGCAGCGCCGCGCGCGTGACCATTTCGCCTGTGGCGTGATTCAAGATGGTTTCGCGATTGACCAACCAGCGAAGCTCATCGCCATGTTTTGAGGCGCGAACTTCGCGGTATTCGGTTTTGGTTTCCAGCCATTCAAACTGATTTTCGGTGTTCATCTTGTTCGTAAAAA
This region includes:
- a CDS encoding amidophosphoribosyltransferase, with protein sequence MFDKLHEECGVFGIFGHEEAARLAYLGLYALQHRGQESAGIVSSDGERLHTERGMGHVSDIFREENLGQLPGRVAIGHVRYSTAGKVSLNEAQPFSVKCSFGQIALCHNGNLPDATEARFQLERDGAIFSSTSDTEVVLHRIARSRAGDVVEAIIEALRNEEGAYSMLFVTPDKLIAARDPRGFRPLCLGELEGATVFASETCAFDLIGAKYIRDVEPGEVVVVEAGGIYSLHPFPDKPVSHCIFEHVYFSRPDSLVFGRSVNKSRHLFGRHLAREHPVNAEIVVPIPDSGVAAAIGFAAESGLKFRFGLMRNHYVGRTFIEPRSSIRHFGVKIKLNPVRDLIEGKRVVLIDDSIVRGTTSKKIVKMVRDAGAREVHMRISCPPTIAPCYYGVDTPTREELIAAQASVEEIRQFLEADSLGYLSLQGMLEAVGDPANTKFCTACYTGKYPTQLGRKVMTSHERESVAAD
- the queD gene encoding 6-carboxytetrahydropterin synthase QueD, whose protein sequence is MATREVMIEMGFSSAHALRGYQGKCENTHGHNYRVEVYVRGERLNDIGLLVDFKDLKAATKKVVDYLDHKNINELPPFDKELNPSAEEMAGFFFHEVGRQINDDRVEVYKVRVWETDTCAATYWID
- a CDS encoding NUDIX hydrolase is translated as MNTENQFEWLETKTEYREVRASKHGDELRWLVNRETILNHATGEMVTRAALRHPGICVMVPFLEDGRIALMHQYRYAADEVLWELPAGTLEGREENARMVATETPEECAARELLEETGYESARLEKVCECYAMPGSSDELIHVFFAYDLARREQALDIGEVIYEIRGFTGDELISMIANGQIRDAKTLVGLFLALSRRTESVRITSD
- the thiO gene encoding glycine oxidase ThiO — protein: MSETQKQFDSAVIGGGVIGCAIAWRLAQAGMKVVVIERGEIGREASQAAGGMLVPLAEADEADDLFDLCVASRALYADFAQELQQASGTNIEYRTEGTLYLSLTDEDDEELERRWQWQHAAGLNVKRLNADCARKLEPQINDKLRWALKFPDDHQVNNRLLIQALYLAAQRIGVEFQTQTEAERLLIESRAGRKQIVGVTTSRGEVRSNTVIVAAGSWSSLLKTEAETLLPKLKVEPVHGQMVAVEMPARPVNHIIYSCRAYVVPRLSGVLIAGSTSDKFGFEKRVTAGGLASIIGRAKEILPGFGNLTVIETWSGLRPRASDGLPVIGIDDSVAGLIYATGHYRNGILLTPVTAKAVSEIVLKGESSIALSPFSSSRFSPK
- a CDS encoding MBL fold metallo-hydrolase; translation: MRFLKTFFAIVFVAAILLGMIYWLRRYRTEPPPTPQPFETKGRLQIFALDVGQGDGLLIVSPGGKTVLIDAGNVQAGDAVVAALQRRNIRTIDLAVATHPHADHIAGLRRVIGKLTVKQLLDSGQSFSSTEYEKLLRAVKERKVNYIKAGKGQTFDLDSGVHLEAFNPRGNERWITPVREGGSVENANSIVLRLTYGNFSMLFTGDAETETEAEMIKTKTSLRAQVLKVGHHGSRYATSESFLSAVAPQTAIISCGADNRYGHPSQPTLDRLRRSNVQVYRTDLSGEIAIVSDGNTFQVSTNRQASLASLWQGRVELEELLTQPKKASATARGFTQKEEID